One Streptomyces drozdowiczii DNA segment encodes these proteins:
- a CDS encoding aminotransferase class IV family protein, with amino-acid sequence MTTPAAAALPYAEFDGRPATEDDLGRALFFNYGHFTAMQVRGGRVRGLDLHLARLDAANRELFELPLDGDLVRRLIRHALESAGTADASVRVHAYLPPGNTATTVMVAVREPGGMDPAPKSLMSVPFARTAAHLKRPGEFGQTYYANLARRAGYDDALLTLPDGSVTEGAVSNIGFWDGTAVTWPQAPALSGVTMGVLERGLPGAGLKSLRRPVTLDGLGAFRSAFLTNSLGMAPVARIDGTAFTVDAELMGRLAEAYEAAPGEAV; translated from the coding sequence ATGACGACTCCAGCAGCGGCGGCCCTCCCGTACGCCGAGTTCGACGGCCGGCCCGCCACCGAGGACGATCTGGGCCGGGCGCTGTTCTTCAACTACGGCCACTTCACGGCGATGCAGGTACGCGGGGGCCGGGTGCGCGGCCTGGATCTGCACCTGGCCCGGCTGGACGCGGCCAACCGCGAGCTGTTCGAACTCCCCCTGGACGGGGACCTGGTGCGCCGGCTGATCCGGCACGCCCTGGAGAGCGCGGGCACGGCGGACGCCTCGGTGCGGGTGCACGCGTATCTGCCGCCGGGGAACACCGCGACGACCGTCATGGTGGCGGTACGGGAACCGGGCGGAATGGACCCCGCGCCGAAGAGCCTGATGTCCGTCCCGTTCGCCCGGACCGCCGCGCACCTCAAACGGCCCGGCGAGTTCGGCCAGACCTACTACGCGAACCTGGCCCGCCGCGCCGGTTACGACGACGCGCTGCTGACCCTGCCCGACGGCTCGGTGACCGAGGGGGCGGTCAGCAACATCGGCTTCTGGGACGGCACGGCGGTCACCTGGCCGCAGGCCCCGGCCCTGTCCGGCGTGACCATGGGCGTCCTGGAGCGCGGACTCCCGGGCGCGGGCCTGAAGTCGCTGCGCCGGCCGGTCACCCTGGACGGGCTCGGCGCCTTCCGCTCGGCGTTCCTCACCAACTCGCTGGGCATGGCCCCGGTCGCCCGCATCGACGGCACGGCGTTCACGGTCGACGCGGAGCTGATGGGGCGCCTGGCCGAGGCGTACG
- a CDS encoding NADPH-dependent FMN reductase has protein sequence MDLITAESTATALPETAPLKVAVILSSNREGRFAPVIADWFLAHADAHPAIETDVVDVAALDLPTALSYRLEGDAREVVAGVSARLADADAFVVVTPEYNHSYPAPLKNLIDWHRDEWQAKPVAFVSYGGVSGGLRAVEHLRQVFAELHSVSIRDTVSFHNAGAQFDDAGRHRDPAAPDAAVKTLLDQLVWWGRALRDARRAHPYGG, from the coding sequence ATGGACCTCATCACCGCGGAATCCACCGCCACCGCCCTGCCCGAGACCGCCCCGCTGAAGGTGGCCGTCATCCTCTCCAGCAACCGCGAGGGCCGGTTCGCCCCCGTCATCGCCGACTGGTTCCTCGCCCACGCCGACGCCCATCCCGCGATCGAAACGGACGTGGTCGACGTCGCCGCCCTCGATCTGCCCACCGCCCTCTCCTACCGCCTGGAGGGCGACGCCCGGGAGGTGGTGGCCGGGGTCTCGGCCAGGCTGGCCGACGCGGACGCCTTCGTCGTCGTCACCCCCGAGTACAACCACTCCTACCCGGCGCCCCTGAAGAACCTCATCGACTGGCACCGCGACGAGTGGCAGGCCAAGCCCGTCGCGTTCGTCTCCTACGGCGGGGTCTCCGGCGGACTGCGCGCGGTCGAGCACCTGCGCCAGGTCTTCGCCGAACTGCACTCCGTCTCGATCCGCGACACCGTCTCCTTCCACAACGCCGGCGCCCAGTTCGACGACGCGGGCAGGCACCGCGACCCGGCGGCCCCGGACGCCGCCGTGAAGACGCTGCTCGACCAGCTCGTCTGGTGGGGCCGCGCGCTGCGGGACGCGAGGAGGGCCCACCCGTACGGCGGCTGA
- the cutA gene encoding divalent-cation tolerance protein CutA, translated as MTTTPAWLTVLTTTDSEEKARALARGLVEARLAACVQISAPVTSVYRWQNAVEATEEWQLFCKTTAERYEELEAHLQEAHDYETPEIIALPILRGSARYLGWVSAETAPVTSV; from the coding sequence GTGACGACGACGCCCGCATGGCTGACCGTACTGACCACGACGGACAGCGAGGAGAAGGCCAGGGCACTGGCGCGGGGGCTGGTCGAGGCGCGGCTCGCCGCGTGCGTACAGATCTCCGCGCCCGTCACCTCCGTCTACCGCTGGCAGAACGCCGTCGAGGCCACCGAGGAGTGGCAGCTGTTCTGCAAGACGACGGCCGAGCGTTACGAGGAGCTGGAGGCCCATCTCCAGGAGGCGCACGACTACGAGACCCCGGAGATCATCGCCCTCCCGATCCTCCGGGGCAGCGCCCGCTACCTCGGCTGGGTCTCCGCCGAGACGGCCCCGGTCACCTCGGTCTGA
- a CDS encoding SanA/YdcF family protein, giving the protein MRRTPGAERVRGARLLRALRPRLPRAWRRPADGNVTTGPRTRRGRRRAVQGVMAACVLALAPATWLHIVADARIRTVEDVPARQVAVVFGAGLWDGKPSPYLANRLRTAAALYREGKVKVVLVTGDNSRVEYDEPDAMRAFLVGKGVPDDRIVSDFAGFDTWDSCVRAKKIFGVDRAVLVSQGFHIRRAIALCRAAGIDAYGVGVDAEHDVTWYYGGTREVFAAGKAALDALFEPDPHFLGPRERGVDDALAAASR; this is encoded by the coding sequence ATGCGGCGGACACCGGGAGCCGAGCGGGTGCGGGGCGCCCGGCTGCTGAGAGCCCTGCGGCCCCGGCTGCCCAGGGCATGGCGTCGCCCGGCAGACGGGAATGTGACGACAGGCCCCAGGACCCGTCGCGGGCGGCGGCGGGCCGTGCAGGGGGTGATGGCCGCATGTGTGCTGGCCCTCGCGCCCGCGACCTGGCTGCACATCGTGGCCGATGCCCGGATCAGGACCGTCGAGGACGTGCCCGCGCGGCAGGTCGCGGTGGTGTTCGGGGCGGGGCTGTGGGACGGGAAGCCGTCCCCGTACCTGGCGAACCGGCTGCGGACGGCCGCCGCGCTCTACCGGGAGGGCAAGGTGAAGGTCGTCCTGGTGACCGGGGACAACAGCCGCGTGGAGTACGACGAACCGGACGCGATGCGGGCGTTCCTGGTCGGGAAGGGCGTGCCGGACGACCGGATCGTCAGCGACTTCGCGGGCTTCGACACCTGGGACTCGTGCGTGCGGGCGAAGAAGATCTTCGGCGTGGACCGGGCGGTGCTGGTGAGCCAGGGCTTCCACATCCGCCGGGCCATCGCGCTGTGCCGGGCGGCGGGGATCGACGCGTACGGGGTCGGGGTGGACGCCGAGCACGACGTCACCTGGTACTACGGCGGGACGCGGGAGGTGTTCGCGGCGGGGAAGGCGGCGCTCGACGCCCTGTTCGAGCCGGACCCGCACTTCCTGGGCCCCCGCGAACGGGGCGTGGACGACGCGCTGGCGGCGGCCTCCCGCTGA
- a CDS encoding Cof-type HAD-IIB family hydrolase translates to MIASDLDGTLLRGDGSLSPRTLRALRTAEEAGAEIVIVTARPPRFVDRLAEATGLVGTAVCSNGALVYDIASRSVVSSQMLSLSVARQVATALAAAVPGVGFALETGNQVFYEPAYRLRLSEDEGAELPVASLAELWLTEAPVTKLLAWTEQLDADTLLAAARPGAGDTVQLTHSGGRGLLEISAPGVTKAGALAMLCAERGIEAADVIAFGDMPNDLTVLAWAGTGYAMANAHPSVLAAVETHARTNEEDGVAQVIEHLFAVRGRG, encoded by the coding sequence TTGATCGCCTCCGATCTCGACGGCACCCTTCTGCGCGGCGACGGCTCGCTCTCGCCCCGCACCCTGCGCGCCCTGCGCACCGCCGAGGAGGCCGGGGCGGAGATCGTCATCGTGACCGCCCGGCCGCCCCGCTTCGTGGACCGGCTGGCCGAGGCCACCGGCCTCGTGGGCACCGCCGTGTGCAGCAACGGCGCCCTCGTCTACGACATAGCGAGCCGCAGCGTCGTCTCCTCGCAGATGCTGTCCCTGTCCGTCGCCCGGCAGGTCGCCACCGCGCTCGCCGCCGCCGTCCCCGGCGTCGGCTTCGCCCTGGAGACCGGCAACCAGGTCTTCTACGAACCCGCCTACCGGCTGCGCCTGTCCGAGGACGAGGGTGCCGAACTCCCCGTCGCGTCCCTCGCCGAGCTGTGGCTCACCGAAGCCCCCGTCACCAAGCTGCTCGCCTGGACCGAACAGCTCGACGCGGACACCCTGCTCGCCGCCGCCCGGCCGGGGGCCGGCGACACCGTCCAGCTGACCCACTCCGGCGGGCGCGGGCTGCTGGAGATCAGCGCGCCCGGCGTCACCAAGGCCGGCGCGCTCGCGATGCTCTGCGCGGAACGGGGCATCGAGGCGGCGGACGTCATCGCATTCGGCGACATGCCCAACGACCTCACGGTCCTCGCCTGGGCCGGTACGGGGTACGCCATGGCAAACGCCCACCCGTCGGTGCTGGCCGCCGTGGAGACGCACGCCCGGACCAACGAGGAGGACGGGGTGGCCCAGGTCATCGAGCACCTGTTCGCGGTACGGGGGAGGGGCTGA
- a CDS encoding deoxyguanosinetriphosphate triphosphohydrolase, with protein MNGTEGTDGTQHPGTAPYGAFDAERWDPEPDKRPGRTAFQRDRARVLHSAALRRLAGKTQVVTPGTRGPAWDASPRTRLTHSLECAQVGRELGAALGCDPDLVEAACLSHDMGHPPFGHNGEQALNDFASDCGGFEGNAQSLRLLTRLEPKRFVPDTRTGDLVSVGLNLTRAALDAATKYPWPRGDHPTDPGSPKFGVYEDDLPVFQWFREGAPRDRKCFEAQVMDWSDDVAYSVHDFEDGLHAGHIDPNCLEAEPERRDIWDVAIGRYVPADTDPQELADALDRLIAQEWWPHGYDGSAVAQARLKDATSQLIGRFCLAAETATRQGYGTGRLSRYAAELVVPRATRNECAVLKAIADRYVMQRAEQEEIRADQRIVIAELAAALTARAPEGLEPQLRALYETAPDDRARKRVLVDQIAALTDASARTLHAHLTRDGARHRE; from the coding sequence ATGAACGGCACGGAAGGCACGGACGGCACACAGCACCCCGGTACGGCGCCCTACGGCGCGTTCGACGCCGAGCGCTGGGACCCCGAGCCGGACAAACGGCCCGGCCGCACCGCCTTCCAGCGCGACCGCGCCCGCGTGCTGCACTCCGCGGCGCTGCGCCGGCTCGCCGGGAAGACCCAGGTCGTCACCCCCGGCACCCGGGGCCCCGCCTGGGACGCCAGCCCGCGCACCCGGCTCACCCACTCCCTGGAGTGCGCCCAGGTCGGCCGCGAGCTCGGTGCCGCCCTCGGCTGCGACCCCGACCTGGTGGAGGCGGCCTGCCTCTCCCACGACATGGGACACCCGCCTTTCGGCCACAACGGCGAACAGGCGCTCAACGACTTCGCGTCCGACTGCGGCGGCTTCGAGGGCAACGCCCAGTCGCTGCGGCTGCTCACCCGCCTCGAACCCAAGCGCTTCGTCCCCGACACCCGCACCGGCGACCTGGTCAGCGTCGGCCTCAACCTCACCCGCGCCGCCCTCGACGCCGCCACCAAGTACCCCTGGCCCCGGGGCGACCACCCCACCGACCCCGGCTCGCCCAAATTCGGGGTCTACGAGGACGACCTGCCGGTCTTCCAGTGGTTCCGCGAGGGCGCGCCCCGCGACCGCAAGTGCTTCGAGGCCCAGGTCATGGACTGGTCCGACGACGTGGCGTACTCCGTGCACGACTTCGAGGACGGGCTGCACGCGGGCCACATCGACCCCAACTGCCTGGAGGCCGAGCCGGAGCGCCGCGACATCTGGGACGTCGCCATCGGCCGCTACGTCCCCGCCGACACCGACCCGCAGGAGCTGGCCGACGCGCTCGACCGGCTCATCGCCCAGGAGTGGTGGCCGCACGGCTACGACGGGTCCGCCGTCGCCCAGGCCCGCCTGAAGGACGCCACCAGCCAGCTGATCGGCCGCTTCTGCCTCGCCGCCGAGACCGCCACCCGCCAGGGCTACGGCACCGGACGCCTCAGCCGGTACGCCGCCGAGCTGGTCGTCCCGCGCGCCACCCGCAACGAGTGCGCGGTGCTCAAGGCCATCGCCGACCGTTACGTGATGCAGCGCGCCGAGCAGGAGGAGATCCGCGCCGACCAGCGCATCGTCATCGCCGAACTGGCCGCCGCGCTCACCGCCCGCGCCCCCGAAGGGCTCGAACCGCAGCTGCGCGCGCTGTACGAGACCGCGCCCGACGACCGCGCCCGCAAGCGGGTCCTCGTCGACCAGATCGCCGCCCTCACCGACGCCTCCGCCCGCACCCTCCACGCCCACCTCACCCGGGACGGCGCCCGCCACCGGGAGTGA
- a CDS encoding NAD(P)/FAD-dependent oxidoreductase, which produces MVDAHRTFVIVGGGLAGAKAAQTLRSEGFSGRVILIGDERDHPYERPPLSKGYLTGKEDRDTVFVHETAWYAGVEIELHLGQSVTDLNREARTVETGDGTVIHYDKLLLATGAEPRRLDVPGTDLAGVHHLRRLAHADRLRNVLAALGRDNGHLVIAGAGWIGLEVAAAARGYGAEVTVVEPEATPLLRVIGPELGQIFTELHSDHGVRFHFGGRLTEIVGQDGMVLAVRTDDGEEHPAHDVLAAIGAAPRTALAEAAGLEIAPREEGGGIAVDASLRTSDPHIYAAGDVASAAHPMLGTRLRVEHWANALNGGPAAARAMLGQDVAYDRVPYFFSDQYDLGLEYSGWAPPGSYDQVVIRGDAGKRRFIAFWLKDRTVLAGMNVNVWDVTEPIQKLIRAGRPVDPDALADPSVPLESLV; this is translated from the coding sequence GTGGTCGACGCACATCGGACGTTCGTCATCGTCGGCGGAGGGCTGGCCGGGGCGAAGGCAGCCCAGACCCTCCGGTCGGAGGGGTTCAGCGGCCGGGTCATCCTGATCGGCGACGAGCGCGACCATCCGTACGAACGCCCGCCGCTGTCCAAGGGGTACCTGACCGGTAAGGAGGACCGCGACACCGTCTTCGTCCACGAGACCGCCTGGTACGCGGGCGTCGAGATCGAACTCCACCTCGGCCAGTCCGTCACCGACCTGAACCGCGAGGCGCGCACCGTGGAGACGGGCGACGGCACCGTCATCCACTACGACAAGCTGCTCCTCGCCACCGGCGCCGAACCCCGCCGCCTCGACGTCCCCGGCACCGATCTGGCCGGTGTCCACCATCTGCGCCGCCTCGCCCACGCCGACCGGCTGCGCAACGTCCTCGCCGCCCTCGGCCGCGACAACGGCCACCTGGTCATCGCCGGGGCCGGCTGGATCGGCCTGGAGGTCGCGGCGGCCGCCCGCGGCTACGGCGCCGAGGTCACCGTGGTCGAACCGGAGGCGACCCCGCTGCTCCGCGTCATCGGCCCCGAGCTGGGCCAGATCTTCACCGAGCTCCACAGCGACCACGGCGTCCGCTTCCACTTCGGCGGCCGGCTCACCGAGATCGTCGGCCAGGACGGCATGGTCCTCGCGGTGCGTACCGACGACGGCGAGGAGCACCCCGCCCACGACGTCCTCGCCGCCATCGGCGCCGCCCCCCGCACCGCGCTCGCCGAGGCCGCCGGACTGGAGATCGCCCCGCGCGAGGAGGGCGGCGGCATCGCCGTCGACGCCTCGCTGCGCACCAGCGACCCGCACATCTACGCCGCCGGCGACGTGGCGAGCGCCGCCCACCCGATGCTCGGGACCCGGCTGCGGGTCGAGCACTGGGCCAACGCGCTGAACGGCGGCCCGGCCGCGGCCCGCGCCATGCTCGGCCAGGACGTCGCCTACGACCGGGTGCCCTACTTCTTCTCCGACCAGTACGACCTGGGCCTGGAGTACTCCGGCTGGGCCCCGCCCGGCAGCTACGACCAGGTGGTCATCCGGGGCGACGCGGGCAAGCGCCGGTTCATCGCGTTCTGGCTGAAGGACCGCACCGTGCTCGCCGGGATGAACGTCAACGTGTGGGACGTCACGGAGCCCATCCAGAAGCTGATCCGGGCCGGCCGGCCCGTCGACCCGGACGCCCTGGCCGACCCCTCGGTGCCCCTGGAATCCCTGGTCTGA
- the dnaG gene encoding DNA primase, producing MAGRINDDDVKAVRDAVPIDAVVSEYLQLRNAGGGNLKGLCPFHDEKSPSFQVSPSKGLFHCFGCQEGGDTIAFVQKIDHLTFAEVVERLAAKAGITLRYEEGGYNPSHQRGERIRLVEAHKVAAQFYVDQLNGPEAEIGRTFLAERGFDQAAAAHFGVGYSPAGWDHLTRFLRGKGFSDKELITSGLSQDGRRGPIDRFRGRLMWPIRDTAGDVVGFGARKLRDDDNGPKYLNTPETPIYKKSQVLYGIDLAKKDIAKSSRAVVVEGYTDVMACHLAGVTTAIATCGTAFGGDHIKILRRLLMDNGSARVIFTFDGDAAGQKAALRAFEDDQKFAAETYIAIAPDNMDPCDLRLVKGDDAVRDLVEPRTPLFEFALRQIVGRYDLETPAGRAAALDEAAPVVAKIKTGSVQREVAVQLAGFIGILDQEYVVHRINQLAQWARGRGGDRRGPAPAARGGARHQQVQAPPAPSGPALNLRSPAHRTERELLKLALQRPELVAPAFDAYGSDEFTAPPYAAVRQCIEEAGGAEQGLADSREYLVRVLDATPNESVRKLITELAVEVFHGKSIDETYAGEHLVKVRLRAVDRRINDVQSSLARLGSNVAPDHLAAAQNEVWVLQQYAQTLRNHGADAL from the coding sequence GTGGCAGGCAGGATCAATGACGACGATGTGAAGGCGGTACGGGACGCGGTCCCGATCGACGCCGTCGTTTCCGAGTACCTCCAGCTGCGCAACGCGGGCGGGGGCAACCTCAAGGGCCTCTGCCCCTTCCACGACGAGAAGTCCCCCTCCTTCCAGGTCAGTCCGAGCAAGGGCCTCTTCCACTGCTTCGGCTGCCAGGAGGGCGGCGACACGATCGCCTTCGTGCAGAAGATCGACCACCTGACCTTCGCGGAGGTGGTCGAGCGGCTCGCCGCCAAGGCCGGCATCACCCTGCGCTACGAGGAGGGCGGCTACAACCCCTCCCACCAGCGCGGCGAGCGGATCAGGCTGGTCGAGGCGCACAAGGTCGCCGCCCAGTTCTACGTGGACCAGCTGAACGGCCCCGAGGCCGAGATCGGCCGCACGTTCCTCGCCGAGCGGGGCTTCGACCAGGCCGCCGCCGCCCACTTCGGCGTCGGCTACAGCCCGGCCGGCTGGGACCACCTCACCCGCTTCCTGCGCGGCAAGGGCTTCAGCGACAAGGAGCTGATCACCTCCGGTCTCTCCCAGGACGGCAGGCGCGGTCCCATCGACCGCTTCCGGGGCCGCCTGATGTGGCCCATCCGCGACACCGCCGGGGACGTCGTCGGCTTCGGCGCCCGCAAGCTCCGCGACGACGACAACGGCCCCAAGTACCTCAACACCCCCGAGACCCCGATCTACAAGAAGTCCCAGGTGCTGTACGGCATCGACCTGGCCAAGAAGGACATCGCCAAGTCCAGCCGGGCCGTCGTGGTCGAGGGCTACACCGACGTGATGGCCTGCCACCTCGCCGGGGTCACCACCGCCATCGCCACCTGCGGCACCGCCTTCGGCGGCGACCACATCAAGATCCTCCGCCGCCTCCTCATGGACAACGGCAGCGCCCGCGTGATCTTCACCTTCGACGGCGACGCGGCCGGCCAGAAGGCCGCCCTGCGCGCCTTCGAGGACGACCAGAAGTTCGCCGCCGAGACGTACATCGCCATCGCCCCGGACAACATGGACCCGTGCGACCTGCGCCTGGTGAAGGGCGACGACGCCGTCCGCGACCTGGTCGAACCGCGCACCCCGCTCTTCGAGTTCGCGCTGCGCCAGATCGTCGGGCGGTACGACCTGGAGACCCCGGCCGGCCGCGCCGCCGCGCTGGACGAGGCCGCCCCCGTCGTCGCCAAGATCAAGACGGGCAGCGTCCAGCGCGAGGTCGCCGTCCAGCTGGCCGGCTTCATCGGCATCCTGGACCAGGAGTACGTCGTCCACCGGATCAACCAGCTCGCCCAGTGGGCCCGCGGCCGGGGCGGCGACCGGCGCGGACCTGCCCCCGCCGCCCGCGGTGGCGCCCGCCACCAGCAGGTCCAGGCCCCGCCCGCCCCCTCGGGCCCCGCGCTCAACCTCCGCAGCCCTGCCCACCGCACCGAGCGCGAACTCCTCAAGCTCGCCCTCCAGCGCCCCGAGCTGGTCGCCCCGGCCTTCGACGCCTACGGGTCCGACGAGTTCACCGCACCGCCCTACGCCGCCGTGCGCCAGTGCATCGAGGAGGCGGGCGGCGCCGAACAGGGCCTCGCCGACAGCCGCGAATACCTGGTCCGGGTGCTCGACGCCACGCCCAACGAGTCCGTCCGCAAGCTGATCACCGAGCTGGCGGTCGAGGTCTTCCACGGCAAGTCCATCGACGAGACCTACGCCGGGGAGCACCTGGTCAAGGTCCGCCTGCGCGCCGTCGACCGCCGGATCAACGACGTCCAGAGCAGCCTGGCCCGCCTCGGCAGCAATGTGGCCCCCGACCACCTCGCCGCCGCGCAGAACGAGGTCTGGGTCCTCCAGCAGTACGCCCAGACCCTGCGCAACCACGGCGCCGACGCGCTCTGA
- a CDS encoding RNA polymerase sigma factor, translating into MQTRTVTEAERAPAVPLQAMAADHPEGVMEEPDEPPEPRGRPEAGPTSDLFRQYLREIGRIPLLTAADEVELARRIEAGLFAEERLARTPDPDTRLAVDLDRLVVMGRTAKRRLIEANLRLVVSVAKRYVGRGLTMLDLVQEGNLGLIRAVEKFDYARGYKFSTYATWWIRQAMSRALADQARTIRVPVHVVELINRVVRVQRRMLQERGYEPTPEEVAAHLDLTPERVGEILRLAQEPISLHAPVGEEEDVSLGDLIEDGDAASPVESAAFLLLRRHLEDVLSTLGERERKVVQLRYGLVDGRPRTLEEIGRIFGVTRERIRQIESRTLSRLRDHASADQLRGYLD; encoded by the coding sequence GTGCAGACCCGGACCGTCACCGAAGCCGAGCGCGCCCCCGCCGTCCCGTTACAGGCCATGGCGGCGGACCACCCCGAGGGGGTCATGGAGGAGCCGGACGAGCCCCCGGAGCCGCGCGGGAGACCGGAGGCCGGGCCCACCTCGGACCTGTTCCGCCAGTACCTCCGCGAGATCGGCCGCATCCCGCTGCTCACCGCCGCCGACGAGGTGGAGCTCGCCCGCCGCATCGAGGCCGGCCTGTTCGCCGAGGAACGCCTCGCCCGCACCCCCGACCCCGACACCCGCCTCGCCGTCGACCTGGACCGGCTCGTCGTCATGGGCCGCACGGCCAAGCGCCGCCTCATCGAGGCCAACCTGCGCCTCGTCGTCTCCGTGGCGAAGCGCTACGTGGGCCGCGGCCTGACTATGCTCGACCTCGTCCAGGAGGGGAACCTCGGGCTGATCCGCGCCGTCGAGAAGTTCGACTACGCCCGCGGCTACAAGTTCTCCACGTACGCGACCTGGTGGATCCGGCAGGCCATGTCCCGCGCCCTCGCGGACCAGGCGCGCACCATAAGGGTCCCGGTCCACGTCGTGGAGCTGATCAACCGCGTCGTCCGGGTCCAGCGCCGCATGCTCCAGGAACGCGGCTACGAACCCACGCCCGAAGAGGTCGCCGCCCACCTCGACCTGACGCCCGAACGGGTCGGCGAGATCCTGCGCCTGGCCCAGGAACCCATCTCGCTGCACGCCCCCGTCGGCGAGGAGGAGGACGTCTCGCTCGGCGACCTCATCGAGGACGGGGACGCCGCGTCCCCCGTGGAGTCCGCGGCCTTCCTGCTGCTGCGCCGGCACCTGGAGGATGTGCTCTCCACCCTGGGCGAGCGCGAACGCAAGGTGGTCCAGCTGCGCTACGGGCTGGTCGACGGACGGCCCCGCACCCTGGAGGAGATCGGCCGCATCTTCGGCGTGACCCGCGAACGCATACGCCAGATCGAGTCCAGGACCCTCAGCCGGCTCCGCGACCACGCCTCCGCCGACCAGCTCCGCGGCTACCTCGACTGA